The Mytilus trossulus isolate FHL-02 chromosome 3, PNRI_Mtr1.1.1.hap1, whole genome shotgun sequence genome contains a region encoding:
- the LOC134710020 gene encoding phytanoyl-CoA dioxygenase, peroxisomal-like, with protein MFEVQKEKMAARLKTLFGHIQEHKTPTDVSTVLTHASTYTGTYKYTLNSPRLTEKQRQFYEDNGYLVIKKLVPEYSLQKYRERFEQICKKEVVVPGLTIMRDVAISKDEFVPGQKAVTKIQNFQLDEELFEYCKFPEVLDYVEAIVGSNIKAIHTMLINKPPDPGRKTSRHPMHQDLHYFPMKPPEKIVCSWTAMQKVNRENGCLVVLPGTHKGTLLQHDYPEWEGGVNKMYHGVRDYDPSMPRSHLDMEAGDTVFFHPLLIHGSGMNRTKDFRKSISCHYASSDIEFAEQDSQSTISEEILDLIVKQYKVPRDSVKYEDIWKIKSRTVKGHSDW; from the coding sequence ATGTTCGAAGTCCAAAAAGAGAAAATGGCAGCCCGACTGAAAACGCTTTTTGGTCACATTCAGGAACATAAGACACCAACTGATGTCTCAACAGTCTTAACACATGCTAGTACATACACTGGAACTTATAAGTATACTCTGAATTCACCAAGGTTGACAGAAAAACAGAGACAGTTCTATGAAGATAATGGGTATTTGGTCATTAAAAAACTTGTTCCTGAGTACAGCTTGCAGAAGTACAGAGAAAGATTTGAACAGATATGTAAAAAGGAAGTTGTAGTACCTGGTTTGACCATTATGAGGGACGTTGCCATTTCGAAAGATGAGTTTGTACCAGGACAAAAAGCTGTAACCAAAATCCAGAACTTTCAGTTAGATGAAGAACTATTTGAGTATTGTAAATTTCCAGAGGTATTGGACTATGTGGAAGCTATTGTTGGAAGCAATATCAAGGCAATCCATACTATGCTGATTAACAAACCGCCAGATCCAGGTAGGAAAACCTCCAGACATCCGATGCACCAGGATCTCCATTACTTCCCAATGAAACCACCGGAGAAGATCGTCTGTTCCTGGACTGCAATGCAAAAAGTTAATCGTGAAAACGGTTGCTTAGTTGTACTTCCTGGTACCCACAAAGGTACATTACTTCAACATGATTATCCTGAATGGGAGGGTGGTGTTAATAAGATGTACCATGGTGTGAGAGATTATGATCCCAGCATGCCGCGTTCACATCTTGATATGGAGGCTGGTGACACAGTTTTCTTCCATCCTCTTTTGATACATGGATCAGGAATGAACAGGACAAAAGACTTTAGAAAGTCCATTTCATGCCACTATGCCAGCAGTGATATCGAATTTGCAGAACAAGATTCCCAGAGTACAATATCTGAGGAAATACTTGATTTGATAGTTAAACAGTACAAGGTTCCCAGGGACAGCGTTAAATATGAGGACATATGGAAAATCAAAAGCCGTACTGTTAAAGGACATTCCGATTGGtaa
- the LOC134709894 gene encoding protein SON-like — MCSIIEKTSTGQRHQNRHPPIKDTKTITDIHRSKTPKPKQTSTNQRHQNQNRHPQVKDTKTKTDIHRSKTPKPKQTSTGQRHQNQNRHPPIKDTKTITDIHRSKTPKPKQTSTGQRHQNQNRHPQVKDTKTKSDIHRSKTPKPKQTSTGQRHQNQNRHPPIKDTKTITDIHRSKTPKPKQTSTGQRHQNQIRHPQVKDTKTKTDIHRSKTPKPKQTSTNQRHQNHNRHPQVKDTKTKTDIHRSKTPKPKQTSTNQRHQNQNRHPQVKDTKTKTDIHRSKTPKPNQTSTGQRHQNQNRHPQTSTGQRHQNQNRHPQVKDTKTKTDIHRSKTPKPKQTSTNQRHQNHNRHPQVKDTKTKTDIHRSKTPKPNQTSTGQRHQNQNRHPPVKDTKTKTDIHQSKTPKPKQTSTGQRHQNQNRHPQVKDTKTKTDIHRSKTPKPKQTSTGQRHQNHYRHPPVKDTKTKTDIHRSKTPKPKQTSTVQRHQNQNRHPQVKDTKTKTDIHRSKKPKSKQTSIDRHSQAKDTKFRTDSHRPKTQKSKQTSTGQRYQNQNRHPQAKTPKSEQTCTGQRHQNLNRHSQAK; from the exons ATGTGCAGTATCATAG aaaagacatcCACAGGTCAAAGACACCAAAACAGACATCCACCAATCAAAGACACCAAAACCATAACAGACATCCACAGGTCAAAGACACCAAAACCAAAACAGACATCCACCAATCAAAGACACCAAAACCAAAACAGACATCCACAGGTCAAAGACACCAAAACCAAAACAGACATCCACAGGTCAAAGACACCAAAACCAAAACAGACATCCACAGGTCAAAGACACCAAAACCAAAACAGACATCCACCAATCAAAGACACCAAAACCATAACAGACATCCACAGGTCAAAGACACCAAAACCAAAACAGACATCCACAGGTCAAAGACACCAAAACCAAAACAGACATCCACAGGTCAAAGACACCAAAACCAAATCAGACATCCACAGGTCAAAGACACCAAAACCAAAACAGACATCCACCGGTCAAAGACACCAAAACCAAAACAGACATCCACCAATCAAAGACACCAAAACCATAACAGACATCCACAGGTCAAAGACACCAAAACCAAAACAGACATCCACAGGTCAAAGACACCAAAACCAAATCAGACATCCACAGGTCAAAGACACCAAAACCAAAACAGACATCCACAGGTCAAAGACACCAAAACCAAAACAGACATCCACCAATCAAAGACACCAAAACCATAACAGACATCCACAGGTCAAAGACACCAAAACCAAAACAGACATCCACAGGTCAAAGACACCAAAACCAAAACAGACATCCACCAATCAAAGACACCAAAACCAAAACAGACATCCACAGGTCAAAGACACCAAAACCAAAACAGACATCCACAGGTCAAAGACACCAAAACCAAATCAGACATCCACAGGTCAAAGACACCAAAACCAAAACAGACATCCACAG ACATCCACAGGTCAAAGACACCAAAACCAAAACAGACATCCACAGGTCAAAGACACCAAAACCAAAACAGACATCCACAGGTCAAAGACACCAAAACCAAAACAGACATCCACCAATCAAAGACACCAAAACCATAACAGACATCCACAGGTCAAAGACACCAAAACCAAAACAGACATCCACAGGTCAAAGACACCAAAACCAAATCAGACATCCACAGGTCAAAGACACCAAAACCAAAACAGACATCCACCGGTCAAAGACACCAAAACCAAAACAGACATCCACCAATCAAAGACACCAAAACCAAAACAGACATCCACCGGTCAAAGACACCAAAACCAAAACAGACATCCACAGGTCAAAGACACCAAAACCAAAACAGACATCCACCGGTCAAAGACACCAAAACCAAAACAGACATCCACAGGTCAAAGACACCAAAACCATTACAGACATCCACCGGTCAAAGACACCAAAACCAAAACAGACATCCACAGGTCAAAGACACCAAAACCAAAACAGACATCCACAGTTCAAAGACACCAAAACCAAAACAGACATCCACAGGTTAAAGACACTAAAACCAAAACAGACATCCACCGGTCAAAGAAACCAAAATCAAAACAGACATCCATAGACAGACATTCACAGGCCAAAGACACAAAATTCAGAACAGACAGCCACAGGCCAAAGacacaaaaatcaaaacagacaTCCACAGGTCAAAGATACCAAAATCAGAACAGACATCCACAGGCCAAAACACCAAAATCAGAACAGACATGCACAGGACAAAGACACCAAAATCTGAACAGACATTCACAGGCCAAATAA